The sequence below is a genomic window from Uranotaenia lowii strain MFRU-FL chromosome 2, ASM2978415v1, whole genome shotgun sequence.
tacggcgaacccagtatccagaaggtgatgaagactggccggatacgctgggcgggacatgttgcgagaatacCGGACGGACGGAATACTACGAAATAATCATTCCTACAAGAGACCAAATTTATAAACTGTAAGGACTAGAATCAGAAGTTTTTAATCCAAGAAAGTAATTGTCATCAATCGAATTCGCTTTTTTGGTTTTCTAAATGAGATTCAAATTcttgtgtttcaaaattttctcagggCAATGGCGCTCAGTTCGACCTGGTCAAAACAAACCAAATAGTAAAAATAGTTCAATACGTGGTTAAAATATTACTATCATAAATTAGAAAATAAGCTCCAAAACTCGTAACTATGCTACGCATTAATTGAAAGTTTATTCATTTAAAGTAATCCTAGTTTCAATATTAAAAGATTCGTCGGTTCAAGAACTCTGATAGGGAAAAAATGAATCTCTGACTACACTTcatatgcattgcagatatcaACCCGTAATCAGAGTtccaattttaatcaaatatgtgtaacttgtttttttaattatctgctTAATTAGttgatgttcaaaattttgcctaAGACATtccatttaaacaaaaaagagaaggaatgttaaaaaaCGGGAGTAGATTTATTTACAATATATTTCTCTTCGTTTTCACTTTCAACGTacattttaaaactgattttttgtcgaaaaaagaAATCGAAGTTTTCGAACAGGTAACTTTTGATTCCACCcagtatttgtttttaaaatcttcaCACCCTAACTCAGTTACATTTCAAGGATCTCTCCGTGAAATTTTCCATGCGTTGAGTCATATGTgagatattacagtttgaatgaaacaagtctaaaaattaaaattatcgtGAAATTGCTGTGTTGGAGTctctaaaaaaataagttaaatctCGTCAGAATGAGCCTGTTGTTCAtactttgaaagaaaatttatgtgaattcaatgaatgaatcattttctgtaatattttttcattgttactcGAACGGAAAAACTGCAGAGATAAATACACTTCCATCATTAGATTCATTATGTATTTGACCTTGACCTGCATCAAGCATCAGATAACAGTCTCCTTATCTTACATACATCTGATATCTTTTTATCATTCCAGCTGTTCGAGTACCGTCCATCGTTCTCCCACTTCATGGAGTTCTTCATGCTGTACGATTGGGGTAAACAGGCTTGCGAAAATGCGCTTAATTCGGAAACCATCAAAACGTTGGTAGAGTCGAAGGTCCAGTACGATCTGGTGCTGGTGGAACAGTTCAACAACGACTGTATGCTAGGAGTGATCCACATGCTAAACGCCCCCTTCATCGGGCTCAGCAGTTGTCCCCTGATGCCCTGGCACTACGATCGGGTTGCGAACCCACAGATTCCGTCCTACATCCCTTCGCTGTTCATGGGATATTCGGAAAAGATGAGCTTCTTCGAGCGGATGGCCAACTGGATGACGGTATTCTTCTTCAAGGAGATGTACAGCTGGTTCAACGATCACGCTGCCAATACCATGCTTCGAGCGCGTTTCGGCAACGATATTCCGGATATCAAGGATTTGCAGAAACGGACCAGCATGATGTTCGTGAATCAGCACTACTCGCTCAGCGGGCCGAAACCGTTATCGCCGGCCGTCGTCGAGGTGGGAGGAGTTCACATCCAGGAATTCAAGGAACTGGACCCGGAGTTGAAGCAGATGCTGGACCGAGCCGATCACGGAGTCATCTACATCAGCTGGGGTTCCATGATCCGTGCCGCAACGCTCCCCGAAGAGAAACGCAACGCCCTGCTCAGCGCGCTGGGCTCGCTAAAGCAACAGGTCATCTGGAAGTTCGAGAACGAAACCCTACCCAACCAGCCGGCCAACGTTTTCATCCGCAAATGGATGCCGCAGCGTGAAATCCTCTGTGAGTATTTTATGCATTGTCGAAAGTGTtaaaagtgttgttttttttttggtcgcatTCTCGTATTCATGTCATCAGGTCTTAAGGTTTCTTAAGGTCCTCAGGTTCTCATGTCTTAAGGTTTTCAGTTCTTAAGGTCTTAAAGTCCTCAGGTCTTAAGATCCCCAAGTCTTAAGACCCTCTGGTCTAAAGGTCCTCAGGTCTTAAGGTCCTCAGGCTTTAAGGTCGTCAAGTTTTGGAGTCGTCAGGTCTTCTATTAGAAAATTAGGTCTTAATGTCGAACTCAAAGTTTATCcgtttcatgtaaatttagataaaacaaaatattaatattCGCTCACAATAAGAAAAAGGCTGCACTAACAATCATTTCGGTCACATAACTTTTGTCTCGAATGTCATGCTTTCTTTTCTGAACACGAACATCATATGTCTTGGTACACCGCAGAATAATAAAACTGTAAGTACAATCAAATGGTGTTCCcagaggaaagaaaaaaaaatcaacatctgtattgtcattttattttcgcTCGTTTTCGTCGCGCGAGTTCAATTTTAGAGACACGATCACACGCATTAGCTTGATATCATACCGTCGTTTTGTATATGacaacagattaaaaaaaaacctatcatCTTAGTATACGGCATGGCCACTAATTAGATAGCTATCAATCCACCAAGCTGTGGGAGCTTAGCGCACGACAGATCAACAGCAGCtagcatttttatttcgaaaccaAACAACAACGAAAGACAAAACATGTGGTTGACTAAGGAGTTTGGTCTCGACATCGTTAAATAAGGAAAATTCAAGTCACTTGAtccaaaattagtcaaaattaagAAGCGAAATCTTAAAAGATTTTACACATGTTTATCGTATCAATATGATGCTTTTTTAGTAATTAAGAAATAAGGTGAAATACAGAACTTATGGAACTTTCTTTTTCGGATTTTGCAGGTCATCCCAAGGTTCGCGTGTTCATGAGCCACGGTGGACTGTTGGGAAGTTCCGAAACGGCCTATTGTGGCGTTCCGGTCATTGCAACGCCTATGTACGGTGATCAggtaattcaatttttatttactttcatCTCTCCTACTAAGAAGCTGAAATATTAATAATTATGATAATCGCTTTTCAGTACAACAATGCAGCTGCTCTAGCCCATCGGGGGATGGGCGTGGTGCTTCCCTACGAAAAAATCACCCATGATACGGTCTACGATGCGCTGCAGAAGGCACTGGATCCAAAAATGATGGAAAACGCCAAGAAGGTGTCGTACTCTTATCGGAATCGACCCCAGAGCCCGGTTGATACGGCAGTCTGGTGGTGTGAACATGTGGTGGCCACCGGAGGGCTTCCACTGGCTAAGTCCTACTCAACCGAGTTGCCCTGGTACTCGTATAATCTGATCGATGTGCAGGTTGTGTTCTGGACTGGACTGACGATTTACCTCTCTCTGTACGTTTTGGTGATCAAACGGATATGCTTCCGGGGAGTTTCCAGCTTCGGCAGCAAAGTGAAGAAGAACTAAAGTTACCTGAGTTTAGGTAGAGACGTTAATTCTAGACTGTGCTAGATAGAGTCGATACAAAAATACACTTCTAGTTAGATATTTCCGTACTGTGTATGCacgattttatgaaaattcggataaaataaaaacattttttacaaataaCTATCACCAGTGCTTTGTATTTATAAAATACCGGAATAATATACCTGATTCTCTGTAATAAAATATGTAAGAAAAAAGATATAGGTACCACATTTTTGAAATGCCTAGACGGAACCGAAATTAGTTTACAATACATGcaattaaactttaaactacACTTTTACAGCTTGGAACGAATTTTTTCGATGCGAGACGAAGCTTTGTTCTGTAGATCCACCAATTTCATTGCCAATCCCATGTTGCCCTGAACCTTGACCTTGCCCTGGAAGAAAGCCTTCTGCGGGTTCAGTTTGCCAGAGATTAATtcgaccacatctgcatcattAATGATGAAGGTAACATCCGGTTTATCTAAAAAGAAAAGTTTGCTtagaaacaaaatcaaaaaatggaCTTATAAAGTTTACCTGTTCCCTTGTAAGTGACCGAACCCTTTCCAGTTTTGGCGTTGATGACCCAATAGCCTTCAGCGCCGTCCGGTCCATTAGTAACCTTAAAGCCGAAGATTCCTCGAACTTTTTCGATCAAGTTGTCCTGATCGTTGGTCATTTCTTCCTCCAGGATTTTCATATACGGTGCAACGAGGAATCCGTCAGGTGTGTCCTTAATTTTACCAGCTGCCGTTAGGTTAGTGTTTATCGGATTCTTAATATAAGGGTATCCCAACCGGTACAACGCCACAACGGCAGCCCCGCCAAGCCCGATGTTGTGCTGCAGGGCTAGTTTGGCTCCCCTGACCTGTCGCTTTCCAGCTTCTCCTCGTAGCTGCCAGCAAAGTTCCGAACATTGAGCAAGCCCGGTGGCACCCAGCGGATGTCCCTTGGAAATTAATCCCCCGCTGGGATTCACGACCACACGTCCACCGTAGGTATTGTCGCCGCGATCGATAAATTCACCGGCCTTGCCCGGTTGACACAGACCCAAAGCCTCGTACGTGATCAGCTCGTTGGCCGAGAAACAATCATGCAACTCCACCACGTCCACGTCTTGTGGCTTGAAATTCGTTTTGGCGAAAACTTTCTCGGCCGCGTTGCGGGTCATGTCGTAACCGACAATTTTCATAGCACTGCCCTCCTGTaattttggtagattttttaaaaatttgataacataAAGAAAATTCCAACAGTGACTTACCCCAAATGATGACGGCAAATCGGTGGACATTTCCATTGCTATGATTTCTACGGCCTGTCCCTCCAGGCCATGCCTCTTAACAAAACTTTCCGATGCCAGAATACAGCACGCTGCTCCATCACTGGTCGGGCAGCATTGCAGCTTGGTCAAATACTCATGAACCTTAGCAGATTTTACAATCTGCTCGAAAGAGTACTCGTCTTGGAACTGTGAATACCTAACGTAGTCGAAtacacgaaaaaaaatcgccttaaGGTATGCAACCAAATGCTAAGAGCGTCTACAATCAGATACACTTACGGATTGTTGGTGGaatgtttgtgatttttgtacgcaattttggcaaaatgttCCGGCTTGGTGCCATACTTTTGCATATGCTCCAGTCCAGCGTTGCCGAAGAGCTGCGCCGAAATCGGGGCCCCTGTGATATCATGCTTCTCGGCCATGGCGGACACCAGCAGCTCAACCGGATTCGTTCGGTCCATGTACTTGGACGTCAGCGAGCCTCGTTCCATTTTCTCGAACCCAAGCGCCAGCACACAATCGTTGTTGCCGGTCTCGATCAGCTGCTTGGCCAGCAGCAGAGCCGTCGAACCCGTCGAACAGTTATTGTTGACATTGTAAACCGGAATACCGGTGAAACCGATCTCGTACAAGGCACGCTGCCCACAGGTCGAATCCCCATACACATAGCCCACAGTTGCCTGCTGAACCTCCTGGTACTGGATTCGAGCATCGGACAGGGCCTTCGTGACGGCCTCCTTGGCCATCTGCGGGTAGTCAAAGTCCTCCCGGCGGCCAGGTTTCTCAaactatttgtttgatttttcaaaaaaaaaaaatgaacattgaGTAAACTTACTTAAAAGTTACGCACACATCAGTAAAAAATAACCTATCGTTGATTAATTCTATCAGCTTATAACAACAAACAACTGCGCTGTTGCTGATAAGACATAAAAATAGCGATTCATCGTCATTTTCTAGAGCAGATAAAGAATAAGCGAAAGTTCGCAGCCACCTTTATCTTAGCCAAGTGGCTGTAAATGAGGATGATGAGATTGTGTTTCATGTATACGGTTTCAGATAATTTCCATTTCAAACAACTCTGGAGCATTTTGAGTTCAATACGTACAGATTTCTGCCGTTAATTCATCcttcatttaaaatcattaacGTATTGCAAACTAAATACGAAATAtcactaaatttttgaaatatggtATAGAGGTTTCCAAGATACAGAATACCGAATATCGGAGTTTCTCGGCTTAGATTTCTTTGCGGTCTTAATGTGTTGATACCAATTAGTTTTTACCAGAGTTTTAGCTCAAAATCGGAGTTTAGAATAAGAATTCGGAATCCGaatttgttacttaatttatcgggcttatcggtgaaaagtgatgtcctttttagtaagaacgtgaattatgattttttatagacggatagaaagttaagAGAAATGAAAGaaggtgaaaatgagcggatagagttttttagaagcattatgatatgtgatcgctcagacaAGCtacctttaactcagaaacggaTCAGTCGATgtgtagttttttcattttattatcatCACGTTCGTTACAACCGGGGTTTGGTTGCGAAATGTTACGTTTGATAGTCTGATAGTGGACTACGACCGATGCTCTGGTGccgttgttttggtttttttagccaaagttttaatttaatgaagAGATCAATCACcgtattttatatttgttactTGCCATTTGGCCGATTTCTGGTCTTatcattttataaattataccGTTTAATGGGTGAAcctaagaaaaaagaaaaaaaaaattttggcttttttttaaatttattttttttatatttttatatcccAAATATGAAAATCGAGTTTGAAAATTAGAATAAGAAATGAGACACGTCATTCAATGTACAATTTTACTCCGTGCGGATAAAGACATTATATAGGTGAGACGAGATTCTTCCTGGTAACTTAAACACTTGAAATCACATCCATCGTTCTTGCTCTACAAGGCCAAAAAGAATTTGGAAGCATCTTCCAAATCtcgtttaaataaaatatgtacCTAGTTAATTATGCACAAGACAAGTGGCAAAaagatgatttcaaagtagttgaTGAATTCCTTTGAATTTAGCCACAGTATTTGAAACCCCCAAATCCTAGTATTTCAACAGCCACTTGCTAGCATTCGATGACTTTGAAATTATAGTTTCATTCAGTCAAGAGGTTCTTCAAAActtcttttcaaatatttataagtGCAAAAAGATGGTTTATCCGCACGAGTCCTACATGTATGCAATGAGGCTTGCATAAATTTTGTTTCCTAGAAAACAAAACTTGAAgcatacacggaaaataataaaaaggtaaaacttacctttttgcgaggtgatttttttccacccctctttctaggtgaattttaccttttttcattcacctagcaaaaaggtaaattttaccttttttcaattcacctagcaaaatggtaaattttacctttttcccattcacctagcaaaatagtaaataatatcgttttctcattcactgatttgaaaggtaaatgcttgttggtttggttggtttcttcaataaaaatgaaaacaatattcattgaaaaatttatatttattttataaataaatacataGGGACAattcattatattattttttaaatatatcaccttgtttaaaaaaattattgaggtaAGTCCTTTTttcgccaggctcgtggcaattcgACTTCTCGTTCTTCCGCGCCATaatggcgacttatccagtcaggtccggcttttccggaatgatatctggaggatgacgtggaatacacctagaagctgggccgatctgaaacaaaagcaaattattatgatgaaaacacttaccattctgttccgatttttccatattggcacgaaacaaaacttcccttctgaacgacaaaacagcttaacctcaataaacggattcggcaaatagttacttttgttcgagatgaattgtaccgttttgtttagctcaattcaggtcaatttcacctcgctacgaggtaagttttaccttatttggatttacctttttttctcggtgaattatacttttttattgagctcaattcagtaaattttacctcgttgtgaggtgagtttcacctcgaagaagtagaagttacctttttggctttcacgagcgttcacctttgctaactcggtaaattttacctttttattattttccgtgtagcatagggtgactacacacgcagagaaaacttggattttgatacaaaacaaaactgactttgaatcaaaaaattcattttttggaaCCAAACtcttgttttctttgaatcaatgaattatggttttgattcaaataaataatttttgaaagaaagaataaattttttgaattgaataattttggactttgattttaaagaaattctttgatttaaaagacatttgttcaattgcatatttcttttgagacaaagtaaattttcttttaaccaaagaaaaatgcttTCGAAGGaaaggaatattttgtttaaataaaaacttaaaacttagagttattttggattgagcaagatgaataaaacagaaaaatagaATTGAGTTTGGTAGGTTGTGTTAAAAATCTAAACAAGTTAATCAGAGTTAGCTAAGGAGAATTCAGGATCAAGAATGTAACCGTCTGTTACATATTTTTGTGTGGCTCCGCCACAAAATCGAATCATCCCTGTCctttaaggaaaaacaacaaATGTCACCCGAAATAACGGCTAACTTCACCCAACCCAACTGTCATTCCGCACAGGCACTCTCTTTCTCTGAGTGATCCATAGGCGTCGTGCTCAACCAGGGTCGTCGCGGGGAAGTGTGGGCACCCAGAGAACGACGCACCATGTAATTTTGCAGGAAGTATGGGCGTCGGCCAAAACTTGAGGTCTCGCGAATATCGGCCCCGCTACGCATGGCCTTTCTGTCTGTGATCTCGTTAGAGTAAAGAAGTGCGCGtcttgtgttaaaaataatgtaaaatttgttaaagtttGTGGTGTAAATTGGTTAATTTATTTCTACTTATTCTAgagtacaaaaacaaaaacgtatTAAAAGCACGATAATTAGTACGgtgtaaatgttaaaaaaatgcggAAAATAGTACGGTTAGTAAAATTAACACGGAACGATAAAGACGAAAAATCACATGTTAAAATCTTAATGTAAATTTGTTATAGCCTAAAGATcgttaaaagaaaaacatattATGAACATTATGTCGAACAAAAACACGTTTAATGGAAAAGGTAAAtgattgttaaacaaaaacaaaacaatttgtgAACCACGTGGACGGTGTTATTAGTCGCAGGTTTTATAACCCTACTTGGCAGGTCCAAGAGGGCCTTTTCTTGTTTCTATGCCTATTCGCCAGCTACATCGTACAGTTGAAACACACAGCGGCACCAAAAAGCCAATCCAGAAGCAGACAGAAAGAGACCAACATCCTAACCTTGCTCGCCACTTCAAGGTTACCGACGAAGTCCTCCCGGTGCTTGACACAAGGCCGGAATTACCAACGACAAGTTCCAGGCTCTTCCGGGACGCCGGAAAGAAGCCTGTTGAGGACTCTGCGTTCGTCGatcacaacaacaacagcaacatcaTCCGATGGACATCCGTCGGTTCTTCCTGGTTCCTGTAAATAACATCTTTCGTCGGTTTCGCTGCTCCAGCAGCTGCAGCTAAGTGCACAGAAAACTAACCGCAAGTATGCTAAACAGAAATTGTGACGTCACACccaaaatttgtaaacaataaaccccaaaattatgtaaatttgaatCTACAGCTTTAGTATATTTGTTAGAAATATTTAGTTGATTTACACCTGTTTATTAATGCCCATCCATTGATCGTTTTAAATGTTCACTTTCATGAATGGTCATGCTTTGTCCGCCTCGGttaatatcatttaaaaatttggactGGTTTCTAGCATGAGAGGTAATCACCCGTGTACGCCCCTGGTCGACTCGATTCTGATTGGATCACCCTGCTGCGAGTTCCGCGGAAAGAAAGTGTCGCGTTGCATAAAACATCAAAACGACCCTGAGTTCCCATTTGTTTACCTTTCCTAAATTCCCACCCACTGAGCTAACTCCGAGTTACAAGAATGGTAAGTGTATCCGTTAATAAAAAAagggaatatttaagaatttctataagcgcttgcattgttacaggaccacTGCTGATTCCACCCGAAATTCAGCGGTTAGTTTATCTTCGGCCCGATCTTCAGCGGCAACCACCAGTCGGATAGCGAGGAAAGCCAGCAACGAGACTTGCTTCCGGAAGTCAGCTCACGAAGAAATGCCTCTACGCCAGACTGGTAAACTTTGTCACCGAAATTTAGGATCGGATCATTCAATTATTTATATAGtgaacaagtgtttttttttaagttcgtgaataaaaaagaattaaaattttatatttttctttttattattttgaattcctaataggaacttcggaacaactgaaaatatttcttccaattggaataaatgggaaagagttcaatgaatgaatgcttttaaatctaaatctatgttacattgtagcaaacgaaaacaactttgtatcaaatgaaactgttttttgtttcaaaggattagaattttgattcaaagatttttcaaaagaaaaattcttcgaaacaaagaaaaattcatttgaaccaaatgatttttttttatcccaaaaacaaaggaaaaaatcctttgtttttgcggcactttcctttgaaataaaaaatcttttcgctgcgtgcacacatcttgcattggctgttACACGAAGTACAACTAATAGTCAAGcccaacacaagatgccaaaataagtacctggattcaatactcatttcaagtgttgttaTTGAAAATCAGTGTAGTACCACAATGCACACCGTGGCAAATCAATGTAGGTAATCATATCGGGATAGTCTGAACAGctaaatgaacttttcaggtgcagagaactcatacgaccctacatGTAAAGATTTTGTTTCAGACCAGAAAGGGAAGGGTTATTCGTTTTGATGGGAAAACCTACTTGACAGATAggattgataaataaaaattataatgttcacaaataaacaaataaaatggaaaGAGGTCACCAATGTTTTGTGATGATGCTGACAACCATGAGGTATAAACGGTATAAAGAAATTTATTGCCACTTCAGATCTTAAAACAACGAGGCAAAACTCCTTTGAACTCCTGGACAGCGGTCCGAGCTGCTTTCAGGATTCTCCGGGAAGTAGATTGGGCTTTTTCTCGATGTCAATCCTTTGCCCTTTGCCCAATGGTACGGCCgccgtgttttttttatcacaaaaattTCCAATCACTAATTATCATCTTTTCGGGGGCGCAAGCTTGAATTCAACTGAACCTTATAGTGATCGAAACGCAACTCCACGCTCCTCAACaaggtttcattaaaaacaaaaagtacCAAAAACACATAGAGAACTTCTGCCGAGCTCTTACTATTCAAAGATGTTTCACTTTTTGACttcaaatttcctagtaaaacgataattgatttaagtttttgaCGGAGAGAAAGAAAAACGTGTCCGTCGCcttaaaagtcatggcttactcctCTGTTTCCTagaaaacaaaacttgaaaccagtgattgaattttgctgagcatgagttgatcaaccatctcttgctcaacgctttactcggaagcaaaggttgctttgaggcagcgaaaacgacaaaaccgatgatgcatacgctctcacatggcccgccttcaagaagcaatatacattcgaggcagcgaatccaaaaaaccaaacgaatggctctcactcatatcctgttacattcttgagggaaccgaattcaaaaggcagagcaaacccgagtctcttcgtttgtgcctggatcgaatgcgtgaggtttttctgctattgctattattgcacagcaaccgcacgccaaatggcgtatttttttttgattccggattttgctctagaaccgtcagaataaaaaagcaagtttcgggtttcgagttattccatacgtagatgtgcgtgagaacgagcgcaatgtttacatgcagctgtcattttgttctcccttctggatttc
It includes:
- the LOC129747678 gene encoding UDP-glucosyltransferase 2-like; translation: MKSTTASCSVIFVALLLAAVEPSKAYKILGLFPHPGESHFQFFEPILRGLAAAGHEVTVVSHFPKANPPANYTDLPLDGMKLLTNSVSFELFEYRPSFSHFMEFFMLYDWGKQACENALNSETIKTLVESKVQYDLVLVEQFNNDCMLGVIHMLNAPFIGLSSCPLMPWHYDRVANPQIPSYIPSLFMGYSEKMSFFERMANWMTVFFFKEMYSWFNDHAANTMLRARFGNDIPDIKDLQKRTSMMFVNQHYSLSGPKPLSPAVVEVGGVHIQEFKELDPELKQMLDRADHGVIYISWGSMIRAATLPEEKRNALLSALGSLKQQVIWKFENETLPNQPANVFIRKWMPQREILCHPKVRVFMSHGGLLGSSETAYCGVPVIATPMYGDQYNNAAALAHRGMGVVLPYEKITHDTVYDALQKALDPKMMENAKKVSYSYRNRPQSPVDTAVWWCEHVVATGGLPLAKSYSTELPWYSYNLIDVQVVFWTGLTIYLSLYVLVIKRICFRGVSSFGSKVKKN
- the LOC129747677 gene encoding sterol carrier protein 2; its protein translation is MGIPKVFVVGVGMTKFEKPGRREDFDYPQMAKEAVTKALSDARIQYQEVQQATVGYVYGDSTCGQRALYEIGFTGIPVYNVNNNCSTGSTALLLAKQLIETGNNDCVLALGFEKMERGSLTSKYMDRTNPVELLVSAMAEKHDITGAPISAQLFGNAGLEHMQKYGTKPEHFAKIAYKNHKHSTNNPYSQFQDEYSFEQIVKSAKVHEYLTKLQCCPTSDGAACCILASESFVKRHGLEGQAVEIIAMEMSTDLPSSFGEGSAMKIVGYDMTRNAAEKVFAKTNFKPQDVDVVELHDCFSANELITYEALGLCQPGKAGEFIDRGDNTYGGRVVVNPSGGLISKGHPLGATGLAQCSELCWQLRGEAGKRQVRGAKLALQHNIGLGGAAVVALYRLGYPYIKNPINTNLTAAGKIKDTPDGFLVAPYMKILEEEMTNDQDNLIEKVRGIFGFKVTNGPDGAEGYWVINAKTGKGSVTYKGTDKPDVTFIINDADVVELISGKLNPQKAFFQGKVKVQGNMGLAMKLVDLQNKASSRIEKIRSKL